DNA sequence from the Bacteroidales bacterium genome:
ATGAGTAAGAGAAGTAAATGAAACAACTGTTGTATCTTTCCCATCTCCCCATTGAATGTAATAGCTTGCAACATCAGAAGCCCCAGGGGAGATGTTTTGAAAAATTAAAGTATCTTTAGCAATCACACCATAAGCACAATGTTTCCAGTTACGTGAATCGAAAAAATCAATATTGGGTCTTTGCTTGACAGTTACAACTTGATAAGATGTATCTTTACAATCCTTATTGTCGGTGATAATCAAGCGAACGTTGTAGTTTTGAGTTCCAGAGCCGAATGAATTATATGCATGAGATGGATTCTGAGCATTTGATGTAGGGCTGCCATCACCAAAATCCCACTGATATGTTAGACCATTTCCAACGGAAGAATTCAAAAAATTCACAGTGACAGGTGAACATGCATTATTAGGTGAAAACGTAAATTGAGCATCTGGAATCGGGTTAACAGTTACATTTTTGGATTCATATTTCCAACAATTATCTGGTAAGATTTTTATTCCAATCGTCACATTATATGTACCAGAAGTTAAGTAGGTGTAAGACGGAGAACCCACTGTAGCAGGTTTTCCTTTTAAAATGGGTGAACCATCCCCAAAATTCCAAGATAATGAATCGATTTGTTTAGGGGATTGAACTGTTGAAGTGTTGGTAAATTGAACTGTTAATGTTTTACAAATTTGATTCCATGTAAAACCCGGATTACCTGGACACTGGGCATATAAAGATAAAGAAACTAGATATGGAAATAACATTATTAATAATAATTTTTTCATTATGTACATTTTTACAAATTTACTTAACATATGATCAATCTCAAATATAAAAGTTTATCCTAATTAATAAAAATAGGTTAACATTTGGTTAACAATGTAAGTTAGTTCTTTTTAAAACATGCATAAAATCTATAAAAATTAACATGATCAATTATTATTTTACTGATTTGACCGATTTTGAAATGAAAGGGAGATGATGATTCTATCACCATATCAAAGTCAATCTCTGGAGCATCATAACAAGTTCTTCCTACGATGAGTCTTTCAGTCTTGTCAAAACTCTCAATTATGGCAGCTACCGTTTGACCAATAAACTTACTATTGCTTTTAATTAAGAATTCATCCAAAAATTGAGTTAACAAATTGTAGCGCCGCTTGATGGTTGAAGATGAAGGAGTATGAATTATATTAATTTTTTTATATATGGGTGATTTTTCCTCTAAGGAAAAAGGAAAAACCGCTACTCTTTCTAGTTGATATTTTTCAATAAATTTTACAAGCTGATCAAATTCCTTTGTCCTTTCCTGAGGAAAACCTACCATTACTGTTCCTCGGATAACAGCTTCTGGAATGCGTTCTCTAATATGACCAAAAAGTTTCTCCAGTTGTAAACGAGTAGTATTTCGTTGCATAGCCATTAAAACACGGTCTTCACTATGTTGAAATGGAATATCAAAATATTTTACAATTTTTTGATTCGTAGCTATTTCTTCAATTAAACTCTTTGTTATTCCTGAAGGATAAAGATACATCAATCTTATCCATTCAATACCTTCTATTTCAGAAATAGATCGAAGCAGCTCTATGAGCATTGATTTAGCTTCTAAGTCGTAACCATAGGACACCGTATCCTGTGATACAACAATAATTTCTTTCACACCTTTCTGTGCAAGTTGCTTTGCCTCTCGCACGAGCATCTCCAAAGGAAAACTTTTAAGTTTTCCTCTAATGGCTGGAATTGTACAAAAACTACATGATCTGTTACATCCTTCACTAATCTTAAGGTAAGCATAAAAAGAAGGTGTGCTTAACATTCGATCCGTTACATCATTAAAACGATAATGAGTTTGTGAAGTTATATCAGCAAGTAATGCATCATATTCTTCCACTCCATATACAGCATCAACTTCTGGAAAATGTTGCAATATTTCATCTTTGTACAGTTGACTCATGCAACCAACAGCTGCAATAAATGCTCCAGGATTACGATGCCTAATCTCAAGAATAGTTTCAATTGATTCCTGCCTAGCCGATTGAATAAAACCGCATGTATTAATTATGAAAACATCAGCTTGTTTTTTTTCATGAGCTACTTTAAAATTCTCCTTTTCTAATAAATAAGCAAGTTTTTCACTGTCCACCAGATTTTTGGGACATCCCATGGTAACAATACTTATCGAAAGATTTTTCTTTCTTCGTTGTTCAGACATTTTTTAGAAGTGCTTTTACGAAACTATTAGCATCGAAAACCTGAAGATCATCAATTTTTTCTCCAACTCCAATGAATTTGACAGGTAATTTATATTCATGAGATACTCCAATAACGACTCCTCCTTTAGCTGTACCGTCAAGCTTAGTAAGTACCAAACCAGTTACTTTCGTAATTTCTGTGAATTGTTTGGCCTGTTCGAAAGCATTTTGACCTGTAGTAGCATCCAATACAAGCAAAACCTCATGAGGAGCATCTTCGATAATTTTCGTCATAACTCTTCGAATTTTAGCAAGTTCATTCATCAGGTTAATTTTGTTATGCAATCTTCCAGCTGTGTCTATGATCACTACGTCGTAATTTCTAGCTTTAGCTATGCTTAAAGTTTCATAAGCTACAGCAGCTGGATCGGCACCCATGCCTTTTTCATGCAAATCTACACCTGCCCGCTGAGCCCAAATCCTTAGCTGGTCAACAGCAGCAGCACGAAAAGTATCAGCTGCCCCTAACATCACTTTTTTCCCTGCCCGATTTAACTGAGCTGCCATTTTCCCAATAGTTGTCGTTTTACCTACGCCATTTACCCCTACTATCATGTATACAAAAGGTTTTTTACTCTCATCAGTAACATCAACAATGTTGTTATTTTGCTGTAAAATATTGATAATTACCCCCTCAAGAATTGAGATCAATTCTTGTTCACTATTGTATCTTTGTTGTTTAACTTGTTTTTCAAATAAATTAAGGATTTCTACTGTCGTTTTAACACCTACGTCAGCTTTGAGTAAGGCTTCTTCAAGCTCATCTAGAAATTCGTCATCAACTTGTCGTTTTCCAGTGATAACTTTCCAAATTTTCTGAAAGGCAGAAGTACGAGTATTTTTCAAACTCTCCTCGAGTTGCTCCTCAGAAGATTTTCTAAAAAAAGAAAATAAACTCATATAAAATGTTTGCGTGCAAAGTTATGAAAGAGAGTAATTAAAAAGAGTATATTTTTTCAAAGCAGTTCCCTACTCCGTCGCATACTCTTATTTTAAGAGTTTTACTCTCAAGATTCCAATTCTCCATTTCCAAACAAAAAGTATCGCTTTTCTTATCGTATTCAAGCAATTTCCACGAATCATTTACATAAATATCATACGTAGAAATCATTTTTGATACGTCTTTTATGATCCAACATATCTTCCTCGCTTTTGTCTTTTCTGAATGATGAAACAATGGCTCTTTGATTAATTTTGGTGGAATCGTATCTGTAATTAAGTGATATTTTCCTAACTTATCTATTATAAAATACAAGGAATCATTCTTTGCTATTAATGGCTTTATGATATCGAGTGTATCATTTTTCTCATTCGTTATTACGAGCAATTCTTTGCCATTTGGATTAATAGGGAAAAAAATAAGAGTACAAGGTTTTAATAACGGTAAATAAAAAAATCCCACTTCACAAGATTTCTTGTTTATTTCTTTGAACCACAATTGATTTTTTTCTACCCATCCTGGCAAAGCTCCTGAGGGAATAATAAAAGAGATATTTAAGGAACGAAAACAAATTTCATCTTTTCTCGATATAAAATTTTTTGAAGATAAATTTTCATCCACTGACGCAGTAATAATAGCTTTCCATGATGTTTCGTTTTTATTATGATCATAAGTCTCGATAGATATTTCGAATCTAGATAAGGGATTTAATTGCAAAGTGCGTTCTAGCATAAAAACATGTGGAGTTTTTATTTCTTTCAATAGAGGATGAGCTAAATTTATTCTACGCTTAGTAATTTGAGCAATAGGATCATACATTACATGGACGTAATTCTTTTCATCGATCGATAAGCAATTAAATTCCATTTGAAAATACAAAGTATCATTTATTTTAACTCTCCAACCATAGATAGGTAACGTAGGTCCTTGATAGAACTGATAATCGTAAGCTTCTAATCCAATCATATATTCACCAAATGGCAAGCTAATTTTGGCATAATTAGATGTGTTTGAAACCGATATGGGCCGAAGTGGATAAATTGGTAAACCTTTCCACATGGGATAAAAATTGATGCTTTTGATAACAGGTGGTATTTCGTCCTTGATTCTAAGTAACGAACTAGGATGCACTAGGATGTTATTCCTGTCCCTTAATTCAAAGTGAAGGTGTTCGCCAAAACTATAACCGGTGTTGCCAGCTATACCTAAAATCTGTCCTTTTTTAACAGGATAGATCCCGGAATCCAAATCTATGATAACATCGTATTGTTGTTTTTGATACTGATAAGAACGAACGACGCTATCAAGTAACGGTGTAAATTTATCTAAGTGAGCATACAATGATGTAAGACCGTCTGAATGTTTTACTTCAACTACTTTTCCATACGAAGATGACAGACATCGAATCCTAGAAACATAACCATTTGCGATTGATCTTATTTGCTTATTTTTTAGATTTCCCGTCCTAAAATCCCAACCAAAGTGATAATGGGTTTTGCGATATTCACCAAATCCGCTGACAATCGTACATTCACTGCTATGAATGGGTAATAAATATTGCGAATTAATAGATATGAAAAAAAAGAAAAGAAAGCAAGTTAGATAAAATTTCAATTCACTTTTTGTTTTTCTTCATCCCAGCAAAAAACTTTTATTAGTGCAAAAGCATCTTTTAGACCAAGTTCAAATGCTCTTCTCCAATCTTCACAGGCACCTTTTGAATCACCCAATTCACCCCGTGCAATTCCTCTCAAATCATATACTTCAGCAAAATTAGGTTGAATTTCTAAAGCTTTATTATAGTCGTTGATTGCCCCTTCGTAATCTTTGAGAAAATACTTACATAACCCGCGATAAGCATAAGCTTCAGCATATTCTGGGTATTTTTGGATAAGCTCAGTAAACGCATAAATACTTTTTTGATATTGTTTTTTAACCAAAAGTTGATAAGCCTTTTTCATGAGCTCAGAAGCTTCATCTGTAGGAGCTTTATAAGTTCTGCACTGTGAAAATAAAAAAGCAAACAATAAAATATTTAAAAACCATTTTATTTTGATGAATGACATATTTTTTTCTTTACCCACAAAAATACAACTTTTTGTGATATTTAGATAAAATTAATAAGTTATCATACCAGTTGGAAAAGATATTCTTCTTTTTTCATAGCTTCGAGAGCAATTTCAGTAAACTCCTGTATGGATAAGCCAATTAATTCACATTCCATGATGTTTTCTCTTTTAACACTAGCAGCAAAATGTTTCTCCTTCATTCTTTTTACGACAGAGGAGGGTTTAACACTGCTGATTTTTTTATCAGGGTAAACCAGTGCCGTTGCAAAAATAAGTCCGGTGATTGTTTCTCCTGCAGCAAGTGCATGATCCAACATGGTTTGCCTCGGAGTTACCGAAGAGACTTCATTATGACGAGATATTGCTTCCAACACTTCTTTAGGAACATCATAATTACTCAATAATTCCCGCACCAAAGTTCCGTGTTTATTAGGATCTGCGTGGGTAATTTCTACATCAATATCATGTAGCAAGCCAGCTATCCCCCACATATCCTCGTCCTGCCCTAGTCTTCGTGCAAGAGCACGCATAACAACTTCTGAAGCTAAGCAATGCATAATCATTTTAGGATTTTTAACGTGGGTTTCCAAGATTTGCAAAGCCTGATCCCTTGATATCATATTTTTGTGCAAAGTTAGAAATTATACCCGTTAATTTAAGACAAGCCCAAGTGCTTTTTTTTTAAGATATTTGCATGAAAATAATTCACCATGTTAAAAATATTCGAAAAAATCTTTGGCACTAAAAGCGAACGAGATATTAAATCCATTTTACCCATTGTCAGAAAAATTCACGAAGAACATGAAAAAATTCAAAAATTGTCCAACGACGAACTAAGAAAGCAAACCCTTATCTTCAGGCAAGAGATTAAATCTGCCATCAAAGAAGAAGATGATGAACTGCTATCGTTACGTAACAAGGTCGAGAATGAACCTGACATGCCTGTAGAAGAAAAAGAAAAAATATTCAAACGTATAGAAAAGCTTGAACAAATCATATACGAAAAGACACAAAAGAAACTGGATGAAATTTTACCCAGAGCCTTTGCTGTAGTTAAGGAAACAGCACGTAGATTTAAAGAAAATGAAGTCATTGAGGTGACAGCTACCGATTTTGACAGAGAATTAGCTGTTAAAAAAGGGTACATTACGATTGAAGGCGACAAAGCATACTGGAAAAATTCTTGGAGAGCAGGTGGAAACATCATTACTTGGGATATGGTACATTTTGACGTACAATT
Encoded proteins:
- a CDS encoding HDIG domain-containing protein, which produces MISRDQALQILETHVKNPKMIMHCLASEVVMRALARRLGQDEDMWGIAGLLHDIDVEITHADPNKHGTLVRELLSNYDVPKEVLEAISRHNEVSSVTPRQTMLDHALAAGETITGLIFATALVYPDKKISSVKPSSVVKRMKEKHFAASVKRENIMECELIGLSIQEFTEIALEAMKKEEYLFQLV
- a CDS encoding M23 family metallopeptidase, which codes for MKFYLTCFLFFFFISINSQYLLPIHSSECTIVSGFGEYRKTHYHFGWDFRTGNLKNKQIRSIANGYVSRIRCLSSSYGKVVEVKHSDGLTSLYAHLDKFTPLLDSVVRSYQYQKQQYDVIIDLDSGIYPVKKGQILGIAGNTGYSFGEHLHFELRDRNNILVHPSSLLRIKDEIPPVIKSINFYPMWKGLPIYPLRPISVSNTSNYAKISLPFGEYMIGLEAYDYQFYQGPTLPIYGWRVKINDTLYFQMEFNCLSIDEKNYVHVMYDPIAQITKRRINLAHPLLKEIKTPHVFMLERTLQLNPLSRFEISIETYDHNKNETSWKAIITASVDENLSSKNFISRKDEICFRSLNISFIIPSGALPGWVEKNQLWFKEINKKSCEVGFFYLPLLKPCTLIFFPINPNGKELLVITNEKNDTLDIIKPLIAKNDSLYFIIDKLGKYHLITDTIPPKLIKEPLFHHSEKTKARKICWIIKDVSKMISTYDIYVNDSWKLLEYDKKSDTFCLEMENWNLESKTLKIRVCDGVGNCFEKIYSF
- a CDS encoding tetratricopeptide repeat protein, with protein sequence MSFIKIKWFLNILLFAFLFSQCRTYKAPTDEASELMKKAYQLLVKKQYQKSIYAFTELIQKYPEYAEAYAYRGLCKYFLKDYEGAINDYNKALEIQPNFAEVYDLRGIARGELGDSKGACEDWRRAFELGLKDAFALIKVFCWDEEKQKVN
- the ftsY gene encoding signal recognition particle-docking protein FtsY, with the translated sequence MSLFSFFRKSSEEQLEESLKNTRTSAFQKIWKVITGKRQVDDEFLDELEEALLKADVGVKTTVEILNLFEKQVKQQRYNSEQELISILEGVIINILQQNNNIVDVTDESKKPFVYMIVGVNGVGKTTTIGKMAAQLNRAGKKVMLGAADTFRAAAVDQLRIWAQRAGVDLHEKGMGADPAAVAYETLSIAKARNYDVVIIDTAGRLHNKINLMNELAKIRRVMTKIIEDAPHEVLLVLDATTGQNAFEQAKQFTEITKVTGLVLTKLDGTAKGGVVIGVSHEYKLPVKFIGVGEKIDDLQVFDANSFVKALLKNV
- the rimO gene encoding 30S ribosomal protein S12 methylthiotransferase RimO, translated to MSEQRRKKNLSISIVTMGCPKNLVDSEKLAYLLEKENFKVAHEKKQADVFIINTCGFIQSARQESIETILEIRHRNPGAFIAAVGCMSQLYKDEILQHFPEVDAVYGVEEYDALLADITSQTHYRFNDVTDRMLSTPSFYAYLKISEGCNRSCSFCTIPAIRGKLKSFPLEMLVREAKQLAQKGVKEIIVVSQDTVSYGYDLEAKSMLIELLRSISEIEGIEWIRLMYLYPSGITKSLIEEIATNQKIVKYFDIPFQHSEDRVLMAMQRNTTRLQLEKLFGHIRERIPEAVIRGTVMVGFPQERTKEFDQLVKFIEKYQLERVAVFPFSLEEKSPIYKKINIIHTPSSSTIKRRYNLLTQFLDEFLIKSNSKFIGQTVAAIIESFDKTERLIVGRTCYDAPEIDFDMVIESSSPFHFKIGQISKIIIDHVNFYRFYACFKKN